In Brassica rapa cultivar Chiifu-401-42 chromosome A06, CAAS_Brap_v3.01, whole genome shotgun sequence, a single window of DNA contains:
- the LOC103873973 gene encoding zinc-finger homeodomain protein 1 encodes MDFEDNNNNNNEEEDEMNLHEEEEEEDDAVYDSPPLPPPSRVLKTSTESPDTAGTTSTGGGGFMVVHGGSSGGGGGSRFRFRECLKNQAVNIGGHAVDGCGEFMPAGIEGTIDALKCAACGCHRNFHRKELPYFHHHAPPHQPPPPPPPPGFYRLPAPVSYRPPPSQAPPLQLALPPPPQRERSEDRMETSSAEAGGGSGIRKRFRTKFTPEQKERMLALAESIGWRIQRQDDEVIQRFCQETGVPRQVLKVWLHNNKHTLGKSSSPPLHQHQNPTLPHPPQPSSFHHEQDQP; translated from the coding sequence ATGGACTTtgaagacaacaacaacaacaacaacgaagaagaagatgaaatgaatcttcacgaggaagaagaagaagaagacgacgcCGTTTACGactctcctcctcttcctccaccGTCTCGCGTCCTCAAAACATCCACTGAAAGTCCTGACACGGCCGGAACAACCTCAACAGGCGGTGGAGGGTTCATGGTGGTACACGGTGGTTCCtccggtggaggaggaggaagcaggTTTAGGTTCCGCGAGTGTCTCAAGAACCAAGCGGTGAACATAGGAGGACACGCGGTGGATGGCTGTGGTGAGTTTATGCCAGCTGGCATCGAAGGCACCATCGACGCCCTAAAATGCGCCGCGTGTGGCTGTCACCGTAACTTCCACCGCAAGGAATTACCTTACTTCCACCACCACGCGCCACCGCATCagcctccacctcctcctcctccgccgggATTCTACCGTCTTCCGGCTCCGGTGAGTTATCGACCACCGCCGTCACAAGCTCCTCCTCTTCAGCTAGCTCTTCCTCCTCCACCGCAAAGAGAGAGATCAGAAGATCGCATGGAGACTTCTTCTGCGGAGGCAGGAGGAGGAAGTGGGATTAGGAAGAGGTTTAGGACTAAGTTCACGCCGGAGCAGAAGGAGAGGATGTTAGCTTTAGCTGAGAGTATTGGCTGGAGAATTCAGAGACAAGATGATGAAGTGATCCAGAGATTTTGTCAAGAGACTGGTGTTCCGAGGCAAGTTCTTAAGGTTTGGTTACATAACAACAAACACACTCTTGGTAAGTCGTCGTCTCCACCACTTCACCAGCATCAGAATCCAACTCTTCCTCATCCTCCACAGCCTTCTTCGTTTCACCATGAACAAGACCAACCATGA